The genomic interval GTTTTTTACTGCCCTGTTCGGCGCCGCGGATGGTGGGCATCAGAAAACGGTGAAAGTGGGTTTCGTATTCCAGCTCCAGCGCGCTGACCAGCCCGTGCTGCTGGTGCAGATGCTGTTGCCACCATTGGTTGACGAACGTCGTCAGTGCACGACCGATGGCGTCGGCCTCTTCGGCGCGGTGGGCGCGATTGAGCCAGACAAACGTGGAATCGGTATCGCCGTAAATCACCTGATAACCCTGTGACTCAATCAGTGTGCGGGTCTGGCGCATGATTTCATGGCCGCGCAAGGTAATCGAGGAGGCGAGCCTCGGGTCGAAGAAGCGACAGCCGCTGGAGCCCAGCACGCCGTAGAAGGCATTCATGATGATTTTCAACGCCTGCGACAGCGGTTTATTGCCGTCGCGCTTGGCGGCGTCGCGTTCGTGCCAGATAGATTCGACGATGGCGGGCAGGCAGTGATGGCGGCGGGAAAACCAGGCACCGCGGAAGCCGGCGACGGCATGCTGTTCGTCCGGACAATTCAGCCCCGTCACCAGCCCGACCGGGTCGATCAAAAAGGTGCGGATGATCGAGGGATACAGGCTTTTGTAGTCCAGCACCAGTACCGAATCATACAAACCGGGGCGAGAATCCATCACATAACCGCCGGGGCTTCCCTCCGGCGGCACCTCCCCCAGATTGGGGGCGACAAAACCGGCGCGGTGCATCCGGGGCAGATACAGATGGGTGAACGCCGCCACGGATCCACCGCTGCGATCGGCGGATAACCCGGTGACGCTGGCCCGTTCCAGCAGAAAGGGGAGTAACTGGGTTTTATCGAAAATGCGAGTGACCAGTTCGCAGTCTTTCAGGTTGTAACGGGCCAGCGCCGGTTTATCTCGGGCGAAACGCCCCTCGATTTCATCAAGCCGTTGGTAAGGGTTATCGCTGGCTTTGCCTTCGCCCAACAGCGACTGGGCGACAAATTCCAGGCTGAACGAGGCGAAGTTCCAGGTGGCGGATTTCAGCGCCTCAATGCCGTCGACGATCAACCGGCCCGCGGCACCGGCGAAAAAGTGGTTTTGCCGGTAGCCGTGCTCGCGCCACTCCAGCGCCTGGCCGCCGCGCCCCAGCAATAACGGCATGCGGTAACGCTCGGCGTGTTGTTGCAGCACCCGCAGGTCGAACTGCACCAGATTCCAGCCGATAATCGCGTCCGGGTCGTGGGTTTGCACCCACTGGTTGAGTTTTTCCAGCAGTTGCGGGCGGCTGGCGACGTACTCCAGCGTCAGATCGCCGGTATCGTCGGCGTTGCCGTTTTCCGGCCCCAGCATAAAAACCTGGCGCTGGCCGCAGCCTTCCAGCCCGATGCAATACAGCTCGCCGTGACGGCTGGTTTCAATATCCAGCGACACGGTGCGCAGCGACGGGCGGTAATCCGGCGCCGGTTTCAGCCGGGCCTGTTCGATAAGACCGCCCGGCCGCTCGTCGCCGCTGAACCAGACCGGCGCGGTGATGAAACGTTCCATCAGAAAACGCTCCGGCGGGCGGATATCCGCCTCGTAAACCGGGATACCCGCTTCTTGCAGCGTTTTCTCCAGCCGCAGCAACTGGCGATACTGCGCGCAGTAGAGCCCCAACAGCGCTTCATGGCGGAAACTGTGCAACGCCAGCGGGCGCAATTGGCAGTGTTTTTCACCGTTGAGCAGGCGCGAAATCTGCGCCTGATGTTGCAGCGGAACGAACGCCACCGCTTGTTGCAGCGGCAGGCGCACGCGACGAGGGCCGTCATCGGTAGCGAGCCAGAGCTCAACCTGAATGCCGGACGGCGTATCCTGCCAGTGGCGGGTAAGTACGAATCCCTGACGCAACTCGGTGTTTGTCATGGCGCGTTGTGCGGTAGATAGTAGAAATGACGAGGCAGAGTATGGTTATGCATACAGTATCTGTCCAGTGTTTTATCCCTGAAAGACTTTAGGGTGCAGGCGTATCGGCATTATTTTCCGGTGAATTATCGCACTCTGTTTATGGCCGCCATATTTCGATTATCTGTCTGTCGTTATTCAGGCTGCGGACGTCGCGGGGATTGGATAAAAATAAAGTTGAGGAATGAAATTATTATTGTGATATCTATCGAACGACATTCTCCACAGCAGAATAAAAGAATAAAAATTAAATTATTTTAGAAATAATCTCTGAAAAGATTACCGATATAAATTATAAACAGAGAATTATGGAAATACCGCCGCTAATATGTGACGCACTCCGCAATATTGCTGCTATTGATTGATTTGTTTATAAAAAGTAAAAAAGCGTCGCGCACTAATAAGAAGCACTAAAGCGTCTGGTTGGTGCATTAATGTGGCGGGCTGGTAATTGCTCTTGACGGTTATCAATATATTTTTCTTTTAGGTTCTGATTATTAACGCATTAATTGATTCTCTCCTCCTGGCATATTTATTGCTGTCTTTAAACCGGTGAACAGCACATAAACCTGTTACACAGATCTTCTTTTTATCACCCTGAAATACCTCATCGATTTTGATAGATGGGCGCTGCGGCGTCTGCAATCGGAAATACGATGACGGGATGGCGCGTACTTCCATGAAGGAAGTCGGTACTTATTTTTATAAGAGGCGATCATGAAGAACACATGTTTCAGATTCACGGTAGCGGCAGTCCTGGTGTCTTCTGCGCTGGCATCCGCCAGCGTCATGGCGGGCGAGGTAAAAATCGGCGTAGTGCTGCCGTTGAGCGGCGCACTGAGCGGCTACGGCCAACCGTCCCAGAAAGGGGTCGAGTTGATTAACGGCATCGAATCGAAGCTGAAGAACGGCGATACCGTCAAGCTGGTGATTATCGATGACAAGAGCGACAAGGTGGAAGCCGCCAACGCCATGCAGCGTCTGGTTTCCAGCGACAAGGTGGACGCGGTGATCGGCGAAGTGACCTCCACCAACACCATGGCGATGACCAAAATGGCGGAAGACAACAAAACGCCGATCGTCTCGCCGACCGCCACCAACGACCGCGTCACCAAAGGCAAGGAGTATGTCAGCCGGGTGTGCTTTTCCGACAGTTTTCAGGGCGTGGTGGGGGCCAACCTGGCGACCCGCGACCTGAAGGCCAAAAAAGCCGCCATCATGTTTGACAGCAGCAACGACTACTCCGTCGGGCTGGCGAAATCCTTCCGCACCCAGTTCCTGAAAAACGGCGGCACCATTCCTATTGAAGTGCAGGCGCCCGGCGGCAGCAAAGACTTCAAAGCCCAGCTTTCCACCATCAAGTCGCATAACGTTGATGTGATCTACATGCCGATTTACTACACCGAAGGCGCGTTGATCGCGGTGCAGGCTAAACAGTTGGGGCTGAAACTGCCGGTGATCGGCGGTGACGGTCTGGCTGCCGATCCGGTGTTCTTCAAGATGGGGCAGGATGCGGTGAACGGCTGGATGACCACCGACTACTACTCACCCAACGCCAAAGAGCAGACGCCGGAAGGGGAGAAATTCATCAAGGCCTGGACCGCCAAATATAACGAACCGACCCATACCTGGGGCGCGATGACGGCGGACGCTTACAAGATGATCGTCAACGCCATGAATAAGTGCAGCGATCCGCACGATCGCGTCTGCGTGAACAAGAATATCCGCGCCACCACGGATTTCACCGGCATTACCGGCAAGCTGACCCTGAAAGACGGCGACGCCATTCGTAACGCGGTCATCAATGAAGTGAAGGACGGCCAGTTGGTGTTTAAAACCGTCGTCAATCCTTAAGGCCGAACGGCTGATTATCACAGAGCGGAAAATACCCCGGAGCGGCTGCCAACGGTGGCTTGCTCCGGTGTTATCCGAGACCAAGGGGTTGCTTGACCGGTACCCCTGATTACCGGCAGAAGGGTGGCATGATGGATGTTGCGGTTTTCTTGCAGCAGGTTGTCAACGGGATGAGTCTGGGCAGCATGTACGCGCTGATCGCCATTGGTTACACCATGGTGTACGGCGTACTGCGGCTGATTAACTTCGCTCATGCCGACATCATGATGGTCGGGGCGTATATGGCCCTGTTCAGCGTGACGTCTTTCGGGCTTCCCTTCGGGGCGGCCGTTATTTTTTCGGTGCTGATCGCCGCGTTGCTGGGGATCTGTATCGACCAGATCGCCTATCGTCCGCTACGGCAGGCATCGAAGATCTCTATGCTGATCACCGCAATCGGGGTCAGTTTCTTTCTGGAGAACCTGTTCAACGTGGTATTCGGCGGTAGCCCGCGCTATTTCGAATCGCCGCCGTTCTTCAACCAGACTCTCAATTTCGGGTCGATCATTCTCACCAACGTGGCCTGGATCGTGCCGCTGCTCACGCTGGTACTGCTGGCGATCATCCTGTTCATCCTCTATCGCACTCGTCACGGCATGGCGATCCGCGCTGTGGCGTTTGACGTCAATACCGTGCGGTTGATGGGGATCGACGCCAACCACATCATCGCTTTCGTGTTCGCGCTCGGCAGCGGTCTGGCGGCGCTGGGCGGGGTGTTTTATGCCATCAGCTACCCGTCCATCGATCCGCTGATGGGGGTGTTGATCGGGTTGAAAGCCTTTGCGGCGGCGGTGCTGGGCGGTATCGGCAGCGTGAGCGGCGCGGTGATCGGCGGTTTCATTCTGGGCTTTACCGAAGTGGTGGCGGTAGCGGTTTTTCCGGAGCTGGGCGGCTACAAAGACGCCTTTGCCTTCATGTTTCTGATTCTGGTGCTGCTGTTCCGACCGGTGGGCATCATGGGCGATGTACGACTGGAAAGGAGCCGTTTCTGATGAGAATGCCGCAGACTTCCCCGGCGACGTTCCTGGGGTATATCGCGCTGTTTGCGCTGACGTTTCTGGCGCTGGCGGCGCTGGAATCGCTGTTTGACGATTATATCGTCCGTATTTTCTGCAACATCTTTATCTTCATGCTCCTGGCGGTGAGCTACAACCTGATCAACGGCGTTACCGGCCAGCTTTCACTGGAACCAAACGGCTTTGTGGCGATTGGCGCTTACATTACCGCCATTCTGCTGCTGACGGCGGATACCAAGATCAACATGTTCGAGATGGCCGCACCCAGCCCGGTGATCCTGATATTGCACACCAGTTTCCTGCCGGCGCTGGTGATTAGCGGTATCTGCGCATCGGTTGTGGCGGTCTGCCTGGCGTTTCCGGTATTTCGGGTGCGGGGCGATTATCTGGCGATCGTCACGTTAGGTTTCGGTTTCATCATCAAGATCTTCGCCATCAACAATCCGCAGATCACCAACGGCGCCATCGGTATCAACGAGATCCCGCAGGCAAGCCACATTTTGTACTGGTGCGGTTTTATCGCGCTGATCGCGGTGGTGCTCATTCTGCAACTGGTTTATTCAAAGTACGGCCGCGCCATGAAAGCGGTGCGCGACGATGAAGACGCCGCCATCGCTATGGGGATCAATACCTTCAAAATCAAAACCTGCGCTTTCGCCACCAGCGCGTTTTTCGAAGGGATCGGCGGTGGTTTGCTGGCCTCGTTGCTGACCATCATCTCGCCGGATCTGTTCGACTTCATGCTGACGTTCCAGTTGCTGATCATTATTGTGCTCGGCGGTCTGGGCAGCACCACGGGGGCGATTCTGGGGACGGTGGTGGTGGTGGGCAGCGGCGAATGGCTGCGTTTCCTCGACCAGCCGTTGACGCTGTTCGGGCAGGATTTCGGCGCGCATCCGGGGCTGCGCATGGTGGTGTTCTCGCTGGTGCTGCTGGTGATCATGCTTTTTGCCCGCGAAGGGCTGCTGGGAAAACAGGAAATCTGGGATATGCGCAGGAGACGTCTGAATGGCAAATAATCCATTGCTTCGCGTTGATAACGTCACCATGCAATTCGGCGGGCTGCGCGCTATCGACGACGTGAGTTTTCATATCAATCCGGCGGAGATTTTTGGCCTGATCGGCCCCAACGGCGCCGGCAAAACCACCCTGTTCAACGTGATTACCGCTAATTACAAGCCAACCGGCGGCACGGTATTGCTGGGGGAGCAAACGCTGGACGGGCTGAAGCCCAATCAGGTGGTGAACCGGGGCATCGCCCGCACCTTCCAGAATATCCGGCTGTTTCCCTCCATGACGGTGCTGGAAAATGTGCTGATCGGGCTGGATCGTTTTATTCATTATTCCTTTCTGGAGGCGGCGCTGCGCGTCGGGCGGTTTTTCCATGCCGAACGGCAAGCCAGGGAAAAAGCGATGGCGCTGTTGGATTACATCGGCATCGCCGAACATGCCGATTCGCTGGCCACCCACCTGAGTTACGGCAACCAGCGTAAGGTGGAGATTGCCCGCGCGCTGGCGACGTCTCCTCAACTGCTGCTGCTGGACGAACCGGCGGCAGGGATGAACCCGCGTGAGACGGCGGAGCTGGCGCAGCTGATTTTCAAAATGCGCGCCGACCACGGGTTGACGGTGCTGCTGATCGAACACGACATGTCGTTCGTCAATACCTTATGCGAGCGGGTGATGGTGCTGGATTACGGCAAACCGCTGTTCAGCGGCACGCCGCAGGAAGCGGTGAACAATCCGGATGTGATCGCCGCCTATCTGGGGGATATCGATTATGCTTAAGGCCAGCAATTTGCAGGTATTTTACGGGTTGATTCAGGGGCTTAAAGGCGTCGATCTTGAAGTCAACAACAGTGAGATCGTCACGCTTATCGGCAGTAACGGCGCCGGCAAAACCTCTACGCTTAACGGGATCATCAATCTGGTGAAATCCACCGGCGGGGTAAACTTTCTGGACGAAGATATTTCCCACAGCCCCACGCACCAGATTGTGCGCAAAGGGCTGGCGCTGGTGCCAGAAGGGCGCAAGGTGTTCACCAATCTGACGATTGAGGAAAATCTGCGGATGGGGGCCTACAACAACCCGATGAATTTCGCCTACCTGCGGGACAAGATGTATGCGCTGTTTCCTCGCTTGAAAGAACGGCGCAGCCAGATGGCGGGCACGATGAGCGGCGGTGAACAGCAGATGCTGGCTATCGCCCGGGCGCTGATGAGTGAGCCGGTGCTGTTGATGCTCGATGAACCCAGCCTAGGGCTGGCGCCGAAGGTCGTGGGGGAGCTGTTCGCCACCATCAAGCAATTGCAAAAGGAAAACATCACCATCCTACTGGTGGAGCAGAACGCCACCGCCGCGTTAAAGATTGCCGATCGCGCTTACGTGCTGGAAAACGGCCATATCGTGCTGCACGGCCCGGCGCCGGAGATTCTCGCTAACCCGGAAGTGAAGCGGATGTATTTGGGGGGATAGCGCCGGATAGTCGGGACTACGCGCCCAAACAATGCGCAGTTATGTGATGACTGAACCGGCGGTATCCGCCGGTTTGAGGTTGTGGGCAACGAGCGGCAAGCGGCAAGCGGCAAGCGGCAAGCGGCGATAATGGATGGATCGTAAAGGCGCTGCCAGTACCTCCTTGTAAGCTCGAGCCGCGCCGTCCCTGGCGCGGACGCTTTACTCTTCCATGCCATTATCACCGTTTAATGAAGGCTGCCAGGCTTGGCATCAGTCTGGAGCCGGCGGTATCCGATCTGCCTGAATGGCATATGCCGCGGGTTGGGTTTTATTCGGGAAGTCCGAACGGTTGGCGCGTAGCCGGTCGATCGATCAAAAAGACGCCGTATCCTTTGAGCGGGTTAACCCGTGCTTGCCGTGCATCCATTCGATGCAATATATCGCTTGGGAAAGGAAGGGGCGAAGTCTGGCACTGCCATTTCTGTATCGTATACTGCTATCATCCCGTTATCTTCGTTCATAAAAAAGCAGATAAGTAGAGATTTATGGAAGCCTGGCTACAACACCTGATTACCCAATCCCTGGCCTGGTCGCTGACGGCGGTTCTGCTGGTGACGTTTCTGGAATCGCTGGCGCTGGTCGGCCTGCTGTTACCGGGCACTGTGATGATGGTGTCGCTGGGGGCGTTGATCGGCAGCGGCAATATGGGGTTCTATCCCGCCTGGGGCGTGGGCATTATCGGTTGCCTGCTGGGCGACTGGATTTCCTATTTCATCGGCTGGCGGTTTCGGGATCGGCTACATGGTTGGTCGTTCCTGCAAAAACACAGCGCCTATCTGTATCGCACCGAAAAGATGTTGCATCAGCACCATATGGCGACGGTGCTGATTGGGCGTTTTGTCGGGCCCACCCGGCCGTTGATCCCAATGGTGGCCGGTATGCTGGAATTGCCGCCGCGTCGTTTCGCCGTGCCTAATATCATCGGTTGTATTACCTGGCCGCCTGCGTATCTGATGCCGGGAATATTGGCCGGGGTGGCGTTGGATATCCCCAAACAGGCGGACAGCAACGGGTTCAAGTGGCTGTTGCTGGCGACGGCGCTGCTGGTCTGGGGCGCGGTGTGGTTGTTGTGGCAGGTATGGCGACAGCGCAGCGGTACGGCGGCACGGCCCGACGGGTGGCTGACTCCCGACCGTCTGCGCTGGATGGCGCCGCTGACCGTACTGCTGGCGGGGATCAGCCTGTGGCAACTGTGGCTGCATCCGCTGATGCCGGTGTATCGCCGTCTGCTGTGGCAGATTCTGAATGGGTAGCGCGGGCTACCTTTTCTTTTTGCCGAGCAGAGTGGGTTCTTTAGCCAGTTGTTCTGAAAGAAAACCGATCAACGCGCTGATTCTGGGGGGCAGGTGTCTGGTCGGCGGGTAGAGCAGCCAGATCTCTCCGCTATAGTCGGTTTTGAAGTTCCATTCGGGCAACACCTGCACGATGTCCCCTTGCTCCAACGCTTCCCTGGCCGTGAACCAGGGCAGGCTGCCGATGCCGATATGTCGTCGTATGGCATCGAGCCTGACACCGGTGTGGTTGGCGGCGTAACGTCCATGCACGGCGACGCTGACGGTTTTGTTTTCACGGCTGAATTTCCAGCGTGCGTCGCCGGGGGTTTCCCCGAGATAGATACAACAATGCTGTTTTAAATCATGAGGATGTTGCGGTATCCCCTGTTTTTCAAGGTAGGCGGGGGTGGCGCACAGCACATGATCGATAGTGGTCAGTTTGCGCCCCATCAGCCCCGGCGGCGGCTGGTTGGTAATCCGGATGGCGACATCGATCTGATCGTCGATCAGATCCATATAGCGGTCTTCCAGCCGCATGACGATATCAACCTTGGGATACTGTTCCAAAAAATCGGGAATATGCGGGTGGATGAGAAAATGCCCCACCGCTTTGGGAACGCTCAGCCGAACGATGCCTGCGGGCGCATCGTTAAACACGCCTGATGTCGAGATTGCCGCCAGCGCTTCGTTCACCATGTTTTGACAGTGTTGATATATCACCTGCCCGCTATCACTGAGCCGCAGTTTGCGGGTGGTGCGTTGCAGCAACCGGGTATTGAGCGCTTTTTCCAGCCGGTTGATTGAGCGGCTGATCGCAGAAGGCGTCGCCCCCAACTGCCGGGCCGCTTCCGAGAAGCTTCCGGTTTCCACCACCTTGGCGAATACCGCCATTTCCTCCAGTAGTCCGAGTTCTTTATTTGTGAACATAGGGAATAAATCATTTGCCATTTTGACGGATTATCCTGTTCAGGTGGTTTTAATACAATGGGGAAAACCAAGAGACGGGAGAAATGCAGTGACGGAAAAAATCTATCTTGAGCAGGATGCATTGTCGGTAATGGCGGACGTTATCGAATGTAAACCGAGGGCGGGCGGGGGTTATGAGGTTTTATTAAGTTGCACGCCTTTTCATCCGCAGGGCGGTGGTCAGCCTGCCGATCGGGGCACGATCGATGGCGTAGCGGTGACACACGTGGTAATGGCGCCGGAGGGGATTTGGCATTTTACCGATGAACCGATTGCGCCGGGTGCGGTGAGGGCGCAGGTTGACGGCGAGTGTCGTCAGTGGCATTCCCGCTGGCATTCCGCGGGGCATTTGATTGCGCATATCATGGCGTCGCAAGGATGGACGCCGGTTAAAGCGCATCACTGGCCAGGGGAGGGAAGAATTGAATTTTCCCCTGGCATAAACAGCCATGACATCACCGTACCGGCGCTGGCGGCATTATGTTCCGCTGCCGTGGCTGCCGACTGGCCTTGTCGGGTGAATCGACAGCAGGATGGGTTCCGTACCGTCGGCTTCGGCGAATTTACGCCCTATCCTTGCGGCGGAACCCATGTCGGCTCTCTGAAAATAATTGGCGATATGGTCATTACGGACGTGAAAAACAAAAAAGGGAAACGAATCGTTCATTATGATATTCGGTGACGGAGAGTTATTTCCGTTATCCTCTCCACGATAAAAATATCGGTTTACCGCATCTGTTTTTTATTTTTGATATTTGTGGTGTAAATAATAGATCGCGGTGCCGGGTTTTTATGATTCGATTCATGGAATATCCAAATGGGAATATATTCTTATTATGACGGGTTATTGGCATGAGTTTCTGTCACTGGCGCTGATTCATTTTTTAGTCGTATTGTCTCCGGGGGCTGATTTCGCCGTCACGGTACGGCAGAGCGTCTGCTATGGCAGAAGAACCGGGTTATTAACTGCATTGGGCATCGGGGCGGGAATATCGATTCATGTCATGTATACCTTGGTCGGTGTCAGCGCATTGATGCAGGCATCATCCTGGTTTCTGAATGTCGCTAAAATAACTGGAGGCGGTTATCTGTTTTATTTGGGGATAAAATTTATCACCAGTAAATATTCAATGACGGAGGATGCTTTTCAGGAAGGAAATATTATCAGCCGTCCGAGCGGGAAAAAGGCTTTTTTATCCGGATTTATTACCAATGCCACTAATCCTAAGGCTACGCTATTTTTTCTGGCTATTTTTACCTCGGTAGTCAGTACGGCGACACCCTGGTTTATTCAGGCCGGGTATGGCGTATGGATGTGTGGCGTAAATGCACTGTGGTTCATGCTGGTCAGCCTGTTATTTTCACATTCCGCTGTCAGGGCCTATTTTCTGTCTTACGGGCGATGGTTTGAAAGATTAATGGGAGTGGTGTTGCTGGCGTTCGCCGTCCGGTTGTTGATGGCGATGAGGTAGCCTGTGCGTCGTCGGCATGTCCTGGCGCCTGCCGCGTCGGTACACCGTGACCGAAGATAAACGCCGCGCCATACCGGAATGAGCCGGTATGGCGCATTTGGCGGTTAGCGATAAAACTCCGCCACCTGATCGAAAATCCGCATTTCTTCGCCGTGGCGCGTCACCTGCAATACGTCTTCCAGTTTTTCAACCTGGCTTATCATCTGCGCGAGCCGCTGATCGTCTTTGACCAACAGCCAGATACGGCTTTGTTCGTTATCGGGCAACGGCATACACATGATCCCTTCGACGTTAAAGGCGCGGCGGGCAAACAGCCCGCAGACGTGGGACATCACGCCCGGATGGTTGCGTACCGACAGTTCCAGTGTGACCTGCGCGGGAGTCGTAGTCGATGTCTGCATGGTATTAATCTCCAATCATCTCGGTATTGGCGGCACCCGGCGGCACCATCGGGAATACTTTTTCGTTGATATCGATAGCGGCGTGAATCAGCACCGGGCCTCGGCGGTGCAATGCATCACGCAATGCTTCCTGCGGATTGTCGGCGGCGTTCAGATCGCAGGTGGCAAACCCGAAACCGGCGGCGATAGCCAAAAAATTAGTCTGATAGCGGTAATCCGACGCGAAGAAGCGCTGCTGGTAGAACAACTCTTGCTGCTGATGCACCAGCCCCAGCGACTGGTTGTTCATCAACACGATCTTCACGTTCAGGTTTTCTTCGGCGGCGGTGGCCATTTCCTGGATATTCATCATCAGGCTGCCGTCGCCGGAAAAACACACCACGGTGCGTTCAGGTTCGGCCAGCGCCGCGCCGATAGCAGCTGGAACGCCGAATCCCATGGTGCCGAGACCGCCGGAGGTCAACCATTGACGTGGGCGGCGTAACGGATACGCCTGAGCGACCCACATCTGATGTTGGCCGACATCGGTCGCGATGATGGCGCTATCGTCCAGTTGCCCGGCGACGGCGCGGATCAGGCCGTAATGACTCAGCGGATCGTCAACGTTTGGCATGCTGAAGGGAAACTCTTGTTGCAGCCCGCGCATCTGGGACAGCCAGTCAGCGCGTTCATTGCGTTCGATCATCGGCAGCAGGCAGTCCAGCGCCTGTGCGACATCGGCATTCAACGCAATGTGCGGCTGGCGGATTTTACCCAATTCAGCGGGATCGATATCGATATGGATGATGCCGGCGTCTGGGCAGAACTGCTCCGCCTTGCCGATGGCGCGATCGTCAAAGCGGGCGCCCAGTACGACCAACAGATCCGATTGTTGCAGGAGCAGGTTGGTGGCGCGGGCGGCGTGCATGCCCAGCATCCCCAGCGACAACGGATGGTCTACCGGCATGGCGCCCAGCGCCATCAGCGTCATGGTGGTGGGCAGGCCGGCGCGTTCCGCCAGTTCGGTCGCCTGACGATGCGCGCCAGCACTGATGATGCCGCCGCCAAGATACAGGATCGGGCGTTTGGCGCGGTTGATCATTGCAGCCGCCTGATTAACAGCATGCTGATCGATAGCCGGTGCGGCGGTCGGCGCATCCGGCGCCGGCAGTTCAGCCAGATCGAGGGTGGCGGTCTGTACATCCTTCGGAATATCCACCCATACCGGGCCGGGACGGCCAGACTGGGCAATGCGGAACGCATCATTGATGACTCGCGGCAGCTCGCTGATATCGCGTACCAGGTAGTTGTGTTTAGTCACCGGGATGGAAATACCGTAGGTGTCCACTTCCTGAAAGGCATCGGTCCCGATCATACCGGAAGAGACCTGGCCGGTAATGCACACCAGCGGGATGGAGTCGAGCTTGGCGTCGGCGATAGCGGTCAGCAGGTTGGTGGCGCCCGGCCCGCTGGAGGCCATGCACACCGCCGCTTTGCCCTGTGCCCGCGCCATGCCTTGGGCAATGAATCCAGCCCCCTGTTCGTGGCGAGCCAGTACGTGGCGGATGGTTCGGCTTTGTCCCAGCGCATCGTACAACGGCAAGGCAGCGCCGCCCGGGATCCCGGTTACGGTAGTGATGCCTTGCTGTTCCAGCAAACGGAC from Musicola paradisiaca NCPPB 2511 carries:
- a CDS encoding alanyl-tRNA editing protein, with the protein product MTEKIYLEQDALSVMADVIECKPRAGGGYEVLLSCTPFHPQGGGQPADRGTIDGVAVTHVVMAPEGIWHFTDEPIAPGAVRAQVDGECRQWHSRWHSAGHLIAHIMASQGWTPVKAHHWPGEGRIEFSPGINSHDITVPALAALCSAAVAADWPCRVNRQQDGFRTVGFGEFTPYPCGGTHVGSLKIIGDMVITDVKNKKGKRIVHYDIR
- a CDS encoding LysE family translocator, with the protein product MTGYWHEFLSLALIHFLVVLSPGADFAVTVRQSVCYGRRTGLLTALGIGAGISIHVMYTLVGVSALMQASSWFLNVAKITGGGYLFYLGIKFITSKYSMTEDAFQEGNIISRPSGKKAFLSGFITNATNPKATLFFLAIFTSVVSTATPWFIQAGYGVWMCGVNALWFMLVSLLFSHSAVRAYFLSYGRWFERLMGVVLLAFAVRLLMAMR
- the ilvB gene encoding acetolactate synthase large subunit produces the protein MRYTGAELIVRLLEQQGITTVTGIPGGAALPLYDALGQSRTIRHVLARHEQGAGFIAQGMARAQGKAAVCMASSGPGATNLLTAIADAKLDSIPLVCITGQVSSGMIGTDAFQEVDTYGISIPVTKHNYLVRDISELPRVINDAFRIAQSGRPGPVWVDIPKDVQTATLDLAELPAPDAPTAAPAIDQHAVNQAAAMINRAKRPILYLGGGIISAGAHRQATELAERAGLPTTMTLMALGAMPVDHPLSLGMLGMHAARATNLLLQQSDLLVVLGARFDDRAIGKAEQFCPDAGIIHIDIDPAELGKIRQPHIALNADVAQALDCLLPMIERNERADWLSQMRGLQQEFPFSMPNVDDPLSHYGLIRAVAGQLDDSAIIATDVGQHQMWVAQAYPLRRPRQWLTSGGLGTMGFGVPAAIGAALAEPERTVVCFSGDGSLMMNIQEMATAAEENLNVKIVLMNNQSLGLVHQQQELFYQQRFFASDYRYQTNFLAIAAGFGFATCDLNAADNPQEALRDALHRRGPVLIHAAIDINEKVFPMVPPGAANTEMIGD
- a CDS encoding LysR family transcriptional regulator; this encodes MFTNKELGLLEEMAVFAKVVETGSFSEAARQLGATPSAISRSINRLEKALNTRLLQRTTRKLRLSDSGQVIYQHCQNMVNEALAAISTSGVFNDAPAGIVRLSVPKAVGHFLIHPHIPDFLEQYPKVDIVMRLEDRYMDLIDDQIDVAIRITNQPPPGLMGRKLTTIDHVLCATPAYLEKQGIPQHPHDLKQHCCIYLGETPGDARWKFSRENKTVSVAVHGRYAANHTGVRLDAIRRHIGIGSLPWFTAREALEQGDIVQVLPEWNFKTDYSGEIWLLYPPTRHLPPRISALIGFLSEQLAKEPTLLGKKKR
- the ilvN gene encoding acetolactate synthase small subunit, coding for MQTSTTTPAQVTLELSVRNHPGVMSHVCGLFARRAFNVEGIMCMPLPDNEQSRIWLLVKDDQRLAQMISQVEKLEDVLQVTRHGEEMRIFDQVAEFYR